A genomic window from Punica granatum isolate Tunisia-2019 chromosome 2, ASM765513v2, whole genome shotgun sequence includes:
- the LOC116195165 gene encoding 60S ribosomal protein L10-like: MGRRPARCYRQIKNKPYPKSRYCRGVPDPKIRIYDVGMKKKGVDEFPFCVHLVSWEKENVSSEALEAARIACNKYMAKFAGKDAFHLRVRVHPFHVLRINKMLSCAGADRLQTGMRGAFGKPQGTCARVSIGQVLLSVRCKDSNSHHAQEALRRAKFKFPGRQKIIVSRKWGFTKFSRADYVKWKSENRIMPDGVNAKLLGCHGPLTNRQPGRAFLQSA; the protein is encoded by the exons GACCAGCTAGGTGCTACCGGCAAATCAAGAACAAGCCATACCCAAAATCACGGTATTGCCGTGGTGTCCCTGATCCTAAGATCAGGATCTATGATGTTGGTATGAAGAAGAAGGGTGTTGATGAGTTCCCCTTCTGCGTTCACCTTGTGAGTTGGGAGAAGGAGAATGTCTCCAGCGAGGCACTTGAAGCAGCTCGGATTGCATGCAACAAGTACATGGCCAAGTTTGCTGGGAAGGATGCTTTCCATTTGAGAGTGAGGGTACATCCTTTCCATGTCCTTAGGATCAACAAGATGCTTTCATGTGCCGGGGCTGATAGGCTCCAGACCGGTATGAGAGGTGCCTTTGGGAAGCCACAGGGAACATGTGCTAGGGTCAGCATCGGTCAGGTCCTGCTTTCTGTCCGTTGCAAGGACAGCAACAGCCACCATGCACAGGAGGCCCTCCGCCGTGCCAAGTTCAAGTTCCCTGGACGTCAAAAGATCATTGTCAGCAGGAAGTG GGGATTCACCAAGTTTAGCCGTGCTGATTATGTCAAGTGGAAGTCAGAGAACAGAATTATGCCTGATGGTGTGAATGCCAAG CTTCTCGGATGTCACGGGCCCCTCACCAACCGTCAACCTGGAAGAGCGTTCTTGCAAAGTGCCTGA